Sequence from the Maribacter aquivivus genome:
TAATTTATTAAGTGAACTAGGCGAGGATGCCGTAGTAATATTATCAACACATATTGTAGATGATGTAATTAACTTATGTACAAATATGGCAGTATTTAATGAGGGTAGTGTAGTGGTGCAAGGTCATCCTTTAGAACTCTCTAATACATTAAATAACAAAGTATTTCGTAAAAATATTGCTAAGGAAGAAGTTGAAAAATACCAGTCAGAATATAACGTGTTATCTACTTATTTACGTAGTGGTAACCTATATATAAATGTATATGCAGAAGGCGTGCCAGGCGAAGGGTTTGAAGAAGTTGCCAATAATTTAGAGGACTTCTATTTCTATAGTATTAACCAACCTCAAACTGTTTAATATGAAAGAAATATTCTTATTTGAGCTAAAATATAGGCTTAGACGACCGGTCACTTATATCTACATATTTATCATGTTTCTAATACCTTGCTTACTTGGGGTATTCGCAGAATCTGCTACTGCAGAATTCACCAATAGCCCTAGTGCTATTGTAGGAGTCCTTGGAGGATTGAGTACTATAGCGTTGTTCTTTTATGCCGCTATAATGGGTGTGCCTGTTTATAGGGATGAGGAGCATAAAACAGCACAGACCTATTTTACTTTTCCTGTCTCTGAGAAAAGCTATATACTAGGTCGTTTTTGGGGTAGTTTTACGATTGTCACAATAATGAACATTGCAGCTATGATTGGAGCCATGTTTGGATTTGTATTAGGCGCTTTGTTAGATAGACCAGATTATGGTACCTATACCGATTTTAACTTTTGGTCTTACTTTTTCCCGTTTTTATATCTGCTAGTTTTTAATTCATTTTTTATAGGTAGTCTTTTCTTCTGTTTAATGACATTTTTTAAGAGAATGCCAATTTTATATTTAGGAGGTATTGTAATATTGATTGCTTCCATATTATCGGGGCAGTTACTATCTAGTTTAGATACCGAATGGCTTAGTGTCTATGTTGATCCTTTTGGGGAATCTGCTTATGGATATTTGACCAAATACTGGTCTGTAGACGAGTTAAATACCAACCAATTGGTTTTAACGGGTAAGTTTATGCTAAATCGTTTATTATGGTTGACTTTGGGTATATTAATATTTGTATTTACACTATTTAAATTTTCATATAAAGGATTTTTATCCTCCAAGAAAAAGAAGAATGTAAAAGAAGATAATGATCTTATAGCATCTTCAGAAACAATTAGTGTTGTTCAAGAATTTAGTGAAAAAGCGCAAAGACAAAATCTATGGTCTTTAAGTAAAATAGAATTTTTATCTATCGTTAAAGAACCTGTATTTCTTGTGTTAATTATAATAGGGGTTATAGTAGCTGGGTTTATAACCTATCAAAATAATCAATATAATGGTACGCCGTCATTACCGCTTACTAGGTTTATGGTTGCCTATGTTTCTGGTGGGATAGCTTTGTTTTCCACAATTATTCTAATTATTTATTCTGGTGAAGCAGTGCATCGTACAAGAAGTAATAAGACTTTTGAATTTTATGATGCCCTACCGGTAAGTAATACTACACTATATCTTTCAAAGATTATTTCACTTATTGGTGTTGCCGTTTTGTTGACATTAATTAACATACTGGTTGGTATAATGTATCAGACAGGTAATGGTTATTTTGATTATGAATTAGGTATGTATTTTACCTATAATTTTACATCTCTTTTTCCTTTATATGTTGCTACATTGTTATTGGCATTCTTTATTCATGTGCTAGTAAACAATAAATTTTTGGGTCATTTTATTGTAATTATAATTTATGTGGGTATACCTATTTTGGTGAGTTTAGTGTTGAAAACAAATAACCCACTTTTAGCTTTTGGAGAAACAACACCAGGTTTTATAAGTGATTTAAATGGATTTGGACATTACCTGACTGGTCAATTTTGGTTGAACTTATATTGGGTTCTTTTTACAGGTACATTGGCTGCTATTGGTAGTGTATTCTGGAGTAGAGGTTTTTATTCTTCAGCAAAAGAGCGTTTAAAATTAGCTAAAAGTAGATTTAAGGGTAAAACGATCGCTTATACCTTGTTTTTCTTATTTGCTTTTATTTCTGTAGGTGCTTATAGCTTTTACAATATAAAAGTTCTGAATCATATGGAGGATAGCGATTCTAGTGAGAAGCTTTCTGCTGATGCTGAAAAGGCATATGGTAAGTATATAGATAAGCCCCATATTCAAGTTATCGATTTAAAAGCTGATATAGATATTTATACAGATACACGTGGTGTAGATGCAAAGGGAGTGTTTACAGTTGTTAATCCTTCAGAAGCCCCAATCGATACTGTGTTAATGGAAATTAAGTTTCCTACTTATGATACTAAGATTACGAAGGTGATTTATAATGATCAAGAGTTAAAACCGTTTTTAAGTGATTCATTGTATCATCTATTCATTTACAAATTGCCAGAAGCTTTACAGCCGAAAGACACTGCTAATTTGGTTATTGAAACTAAGGCAAGAACACATGGGTTTGCTATGGATAGGGAAACTGCTGTACTTAATAATGGTTCTTTCTTTAATGATGCTATTTTTCCAAGCTTTCACTATGATATTGCTTTGACAGAAAATGGTGCTCGTGAAAAATATGGTTTAGAGAAATTAGACTTTCTTTTTCCGCCAAGAACAGATAGCATTGCTTTGAAAAAGAATTTATTTAATGAGGATAGCAATTATATGGATTTTGAAGCAACGATTAGCACATCAAAAGGGCAAACAGCTGTTGCGCCAGGTGTATTAGTTGAGACATGGGATCATGAAGATAGAAGCTATTTTAATTACAAAATGGAAGATAAATCTGATTACTTCTTCAATTTTGTTTCTGCAACTTATGATATTGAAAAAGATGTTTGGATTGCCCCTAGTGGAAAGAAAGTTGCTATTGAAGTATATCACTCTCCGAAACACAAGAAAAACTTAGCTTCATTTATAAAAGGGGTTAAAGTTTCGTTAGATTATAATTCTAAAAACTTTTATGAATATCCATATTCAGTAATCAGGATAATTGAGTTTCCGGCGCACACGACATTTGCACAATCTTTTGCGACAACTATACCTTACTCAGAAGATTTTGGCTTCGTAGCAGATTTTTCTAACGAAGGAGATTTTAATTATGCTTTCAGGGTAACAGCTCATGAAATTGCACACCAATGGTGGGGTCATATCGTTACGCCAAGTAAAACAAGAGGGGCAAATATTATTTCTGAAACTTTAGCAGAGTATGTTTCATTAATGGCTTTAAAGCATGAATATGGTGAAAATGGTATAAAAGGATTTTTAAAGCCTTCTTTAGATACCTATTTGTCTAGAAGATCATTCAGTTTTAAGCCAGAACGTTCGTTAATGGATGTTGAAACTGGTCAGCACATTTGGTACCAAAAAGGATCCATGATTATGTATGATTTGCAAGATGTCATTAGTGAAGATGTTATAAATGCCGGACTTAAAACATTCTTGCATGAATACAAATATTTTGAGAAAGGGGTATACCCAACTTCTGAAGATTTGTATAAAGCTATTTATAATGTTACTCCAGATTCTTTGAAATATAAGGTTGATGATGGTTTTAAAGAAATTGTTCTTTATGAAAATCGTGTGATGGATGCTAAAACCAAAAAGCTAGATAATGGCAAATGGGAAACTACATTCACAGTCAACTCTAAGAAAATTTATTATGATGATACGGGTAAAGAGAAATTGATTGATGATAAAAAGAACTTAGTAGATGTAGGTCTCTTTGGAGATGATATCACCGGTGACGATGGTGTTACTATCAAGAACCCGTTTTACTTTGAATTAAAGTGGCTTTCTGCGGGTGATAATACATTTACTGTCGTTACTGATGAAAAACCATTAAAAGCGGGTATTGATCCGTACAATAAATTAATTGATCGTAACTCTGATGATAATTTAGAGTCAGTAGAAGAGTAGTTTTTTCAATTTAGTTAGAAACCTGTTCGTTAATGGCAATTGTCATAAAACGGACAGGTTTTTACTTTTTTAGAATATTGATAAGCCGCTGTATTAGTTAAATAGATTGATACAGAATCTAAATCTCTATTTCGCCAACCAAATAACAAACACCATGTCCAGATATTTTTACTCTATCTCCGTGAAATTCACATTCTAATTCACCACCACGTTCAGATAGTTGTTTTGCCGATAATGTTTTCTTATTCAGTTTCGGTGACCAATATGGTGTTAGTGTAGTATGTGCAGATCCAGTTACTGGATCTTCTGGAATGCCACATTGTGGCGCAAAAAAACGAGATACAAAATCAACATCATTCCCTTTAGATGAAACAATTACTCCTCTACATTCTAATTCATTCAATAAAAAGAAATCTGGGGTAATAGCTTCAATTTCTTCCTGAGTATTATAGATAAGTAAATAGTCAGTTTTACCCTTAAATGTTTCTAAAGGTTGTTTTCCTATTGCTTTTGAAATGTTGAGTTGTTCTGGTACGGGAATTAAATCATCCGTTGGGAAGTCCATGGTTAATAGTCCCTCGTTATTTTTTTGAACTAATAACTCTCCACTTCTTGGAGAAATAAACCGAAGCATATTTTCTGTGAAACCGTAGTAGTTAAAGATAACATAGGCGGTTGCCAGGGTTGCATGACCACATAGGTCAACTTCAATTTCTGGTGTAAACCAACGCAATTCATAATAGTCATTTTTATTGACAGCAAAAGCGGTTTCAGCTAAGTTGTTTTCTGCAGCTATTGTTTGCATTAATTCAGTATCTAACCAGCTGTCAAGAATACAGACTGCTGCCGGATTTCCACCGTACAATTTAGTTGTAAATGCGTCTATTTGATATATTTTCTGTTTCATGGAATATAGATTTACTCGATAATCGAGTTTTAATGCTTCTAGGCTTGCCTATAAAAATACAGTTATTCTAAAACGAATGCATATTGAATCGAGCGATTGCTCTGAGGTACGTTATTCTAATCCGAATTTACGACTTATCTCATCGGCTTTTTGAATCCACTTTTTAGGAGCATCAAATCGGTAGCCTACATAAAACTCAAGAAAGCTTATGGAGTCATCTAAAATGAAATTCTCATCTGAAGTGTGACTCAATAGTTGCGTATTAATATTTACACCACTAAAGAAATTTTCAGAATTATAACCTCCTGTCATTCTAAAAATTAGTTGGGCCAAACCATTAAATGAGGTGTCTCCATCTGTGCTAGAGTAGTTAAAACCTAATCCGCCAGTTGCACCAGCAGAAACGAGATAATTTTCATCGAAAATCCAGTTGTAATAATACCCAGGACCAATAGCAACCTTCAAAGATTTCTCCAATTGATTATCGATAATAGGGTCTTCTAACTTAAACTTTGTGTAGTAGTACGATATGCTAGGAATAAAACTGCCGACACTTTGTTTTTGCCATTCATTCTGAAATCCGATAGCACGAAAAGAAAAATCTGGGTTAAAAATATAACTAGATGTTCCTCCAATCTTAAAGGTTTTTAAATCATCTATGGGTAAGGTTAAATCTGCAGTTCTAACAAAGAATCCTTTTTGCTTATAGATATCTAAGGTCTGCATGTATTGACCAAAAAACGTGCGTATGTTGAAAGTGATTAATTTAGAATCGCCGTTGTCTTTATTCTCAGATAGAAAGTTAGGTGCATAGCCAAAATCAACTTCTAGAAAACGAAATAGAACCGATAACCCTAGATAGCTTTTGTCATTGGGTATAAACTCAGTTTTAGCGCGTGTTATCTTGTCTCTAAGCGTAAAATTATTAGAAGTGGTCTGTAAAGACAACCTCACGGTAACTTTATCAGGAAAGGCTTCTTTGTAGTGCGAGTTTTGTGCAATAGATACTTGCATAAAACATAGCATACTCCAGAATAGAATAAATCTTACACCCATTCCTTCGGTTTCATCAATACGTCAATCAAACGTTCTTCTTCGCTACCCTTTTCCGGTTGATGGTCATAGCGCCATTGCACATGTGGGGGAAGACTCATTAATATACTTTCAATTCTACCGTTTGTTTTTAAACCAAACAAAGTACCCTTGTCATGAACTAGGTTAAACTCTACATATCTTCCTCTTCTAATCTCTTGCCAATCCTTTTGTTCTTTGGTGTATTCAAGATTCTTTCTTTTTATAACGATTGGTACATAGCAACTTAAAAAACTGTTGCCCACCTCTGTGACGAAGTTGTACCAGTCTTGCATATCCATTTCTGGTGTTGCTTTACAATAGTCAAAAAATAACCCCCCCAGTCCACGTGCTTCATTTCTATGGGTATTCCAAAAATACTCGTCGCAGCGTTTTTTATAGGTGTCGTAGAATGTAGGATTATGTTTGTCGCAAGCTGTTTTGCATACTTGGTGAAAATGAACGGCATCTTCGTCAAATAGGTAATAGGGTGTCAAGTCTTGACCACCGCCAAACCATTGATCTACAATTTCGCCGTCTTTACCATACATTTCAAAATAACGCCAATTGGCATGAACCGTTGGTACCATTGGGTTCTTTGGGTGTAATACTAAACTTAATCCGCAGGCAAAAAAATTAGCATCTTCTACTCCAAAATATGCCTTCATACTATCCGGAAGCTCGCCATGTACTCCTGATATATTTACACCACCTTTTTCAAAAACAGCTCCGTTTTCAATTACACGTGTTCGACCGCCACCACCTTCTGGGCGTACCCAAATGTCTTCTTTAAAAGTGGCTGTACCGTCTACTTCTTCTAATTTTGAAGTAATGGTATCTTGAAGTTGTTCTATGTAGTCGTAAAATTTATCTTTCATTCTGTAAAACATAAAGTTCCATATCTAACGGTTCTTCGTTAGGTGGGGTGTGTTCTTTTAATAGTGTCTCTTTCCAAAGATAACCACAATTTTCTGCTACCTTAATGCTGCCAAGATTAGATTTATGTGCAATAATTCTAAGTCGCTGTAAATGCTGCTCGTTAAATCCCCATTCTGAAATTGTTTTAACAGCTTGTGTGGCAAACCCTTTATTGTTGTGGTCGTATGATATGCAATAAGCGATTTCTGCTTCTTTAGCTGCTCGTCTAAGTTCTTTTAAATAAACTAGCCCTATAATTTTTCTATTTTCTGGTTCTTTAAGTGTGAATAAATACTCTTTGCCAGATAGAAAATCTGATACCTTTTCAAGAACGAAAATATTGGATAATGTCGGATTAAGATTTGCAGCAACCGTTTTAGGAAAGTATCTTTTTATGTGGTCTGCATTGGCAGATATAAAATCGCACAAACGCCATGCATCTCTATCTGAAATCGGATTAATTTCGAAATCTGGTAGTTGAAATGAATTCATTATGCGATTATTATATCGGCTACTTTAATTCTTTTTGAGCCTCTTAATTTTAGGCTTGCTTGTATTCTTTTACAGCATCAATAAACGCCTTGGCATTTTCAACAGGAACATTTGGTAGAATACCGTGACCTAAATTAACTACGTAGCTATCTTTGCCAAATTCATTGATCATTTGGTGTACCATCTTCTTAATTTCAGAAGGTGGAGACAATAAGCGAGATGGATCAAAATTACCTTGTAGCGTAATTTTACCACCACTTAAATAACGTGCATTTCTTGCAGAACATGTCCAGTCTACTCCTAATGCCGCAGCACCTGATTTTGCCATATCACCTAAAGCAAACCAACATCCTTTTCCAAAAACAATAACCGGAGCTTCATCTTTTAAAGCATCGATAATTTGTTGAATGTATTGCCATGAGAATTCTTGATAATCGGTTGGCGATAACATGCCGCCCCAAGAATCAAATACTTGTACCGCATCTACACCTGCAGCAACCTTAGCTTTTAAATATGCAATGGTGGTATCTGTAATTTTCTGAAGTAATTCGTGAGCAACAACTGGTTGTGTAAAGCATAACTCTTTAGCTTTATCAAACGTTTTGCTTCCTTGACCTTGCACACAGTAGCATAAAATTGTCCAAGGGGAACCTGCAAAACCGATTAACGGAACTTCATCGTTCAATTTTTCTTTAGTTGCTTTTATGGCTTCCATTACGTAACCTAATGTTTCGTGAACATCTGGTACAATAACGCTGTCTAAATCTTTTTGATTACGAATAGGGTTCGGTAAATACGGACCAAAATTCGGCTTCATCTCCACGTGAATATTCATTGCTTGCGGTATCACCAATATATCACTGAATAATATAGCGGCGTCCATACCATATCTACGAATAGGTTGAACCGTAATTTCTGATGCTAATTCTGGAGTCTGACATCTGGTAAAGAAGTCATATTTTTCTTTGATAGCCATGAATTCAGGTAAATATCTACCTGCTTGACGCATCATCCACACTGGTGGTCTTTCTACCGTTTCACCCTTTAAGGCTTTTAGAAATAAGTCGTTTTTTAAGCTCATATTCTTGTAATAGCTTTTAGCTGCTAGCCCTTGGCTTTTAGCTATTTTTTATTTTACTAATTAGACTATTAATCATTTTAGATTCTATTGAAATCAATTCAAAAATTGACTTCAAGTCTCCGCTATCTAAAAATTTCAATTCTTCTGATATTATTAATTGAGTTTCTACTTCAAAAAGAGAACCTAGTGCAATCTCTAAAAATCGTTTAAATTCAACTTCACTATTTCGGCTGCATCCTTCTGCAATATTTGAAGGAACTGAAACAGCAGCTCTTGAAAGTTGACTTTTAAGTCCGAATTTTTCTTCGCTTGGCAACTTTTGCACTAAACTATAAACATGCTTAACTATGGTGATTCCATTTTTCCATATTTCAAGCTTTTTAAAGTCTCTCATAATTTATTAAAAAAGCCAAAGTCTAGAAGCCAACAGCTAAAAGCTAATCTAGATAGTCACTGTTCACCAGTTCAATAACACTTTCTACAGTAGGTATTTTGGCAACTTTAACTTCTTTGAAATGTTCTCTTGCTACTTTTGCAGTGGTTTCACCAATACAATATGCTACTCTGTCTGTAGAATTCTCTTTTAAATAGCTTTCTACGTTCGACGGACTAAAAAACATAATCCCTTTTGCGCTTGCAGGTATTGCTTTACCAGAAAGTTTGGTTCTGTAAGCTTCTATCGCGTTTACCTCAATATTGTTTTCTTCTAAAATACTTGGTAGTTCTTCTAAACTTAGATTGCCATGAAAATAAGTGACTTCAGTACCATCTATAAATTCTACTAAATGCTTCGCTAAATCTTTTGCATTATTTTCATAATGTGTTACTTTACCGAAAGTATTTTTAATTAATCTACGTGTTTTTCTTCCAACACAATAGATGTTTTCAAAATCTAATTCAGCAACATCTCTACTTGCTAATACTGCTTCTACCGCATTTTTACTGGTGAAAACAACATTTTTATGTGGCTGTTTCAAGATAATAGGAGAAATACGATTCGGATTAATTTTTATAAAATCATCTGAATCGGCATTAACCGATATGTTTAATAGTAACTGTTGTGGCGGAGTCAATTTCTTGGTAGAAAATATATTGACATCTAAGCCGGCATTTGCCAGTTCGGTCATTAATCGTTTACCTCCTCTGGCTAAAATACTTTTAGCACAGTCGATACCTAAATTTTGATGCTTACCAAGTGGCGCGGTTAATTCTGCTTCCAGTTTTTTACTTCCGTCAACATTTAATAGAACACCTTTTAGGGTAACAATATTTTCTTTGTTGATATATGATAATGCTCCTATTGGTGCACTACAACCACCTTCTAATTCTCTGAGAAATTCTCTTTCAAGAGTAACACAGGTATCCGTTTCTTCGTGATTTAGTTGTGCGCAGGCCTCAAGAACTTCTTCATCACCTTCCATGGCAACTACCATAATAGCGCCTTGTGCAGGGGCTGGTAACATCCAGGTAAGTCCGATTGTGTTTTCTGGTTCCAAACCGATACGTTCTAGACCTACAGCGGCGAAAATTGCACCGTTCCAATCATTTTCGTACAGTTTTTCTAAGCGTCTATTTACATTTCCTCTTAAATCAACAACCGTATGTGTTGGGTATCTATTTAACCATTGCGCTTGTCTGCGTAAGCTACCAGTGGCAATAACGGCATCACGAGAACCTAAAAATTCCTCATTATCATTAAATGCCATAATGTCCATGTAATTACCGCGTTTTAAAACTGCAGCTTTTACAATACCCTCTGGCAAGGCAGTAGGTACATCTTTCATAGAATGTACGGCAATATCAATATCACCATTGATCATGGCAACATCTAATGTTTTGGTAAACACTCCCGTAATTCCTAATTCATATAAGGGTTTATCTAAAATTAAGTCTCCCGTAGATTTTACAGGAACTAATTTTACTTTATGACCTAATGCTTGAAGTTGACTTTTAACGGTTTTCGCTTGCCATAGCGCTAATTCGCTATCGCGTGTTCCTAATCGTATTACTTTACTCATTGTTCGTCCAATTCTAATTGAAATACTTTTTGGATAAATTCTAAACTTGAATTGGAATCTACCGAGTCATCTTTAAGATGATTTGCAAATTGCTTGGTTATTTTTTGAATGATACGATTTGTAACCACATCTGCTTGGTGCGAATTAAAATCGACCGTTTTTTTGGATTGGTAGTCAAGCTCCTCATCCTTTATAGTCTTCAATTTCTTTTTTAAAGCTTTAATAACAGGAGCAAATTTTCTAGTTTCTAACCATTGGTTAAAATCATTCTTAACTTCTTCGTTTATTGCTTCTGCCTCAGGAATAAATTGTTTTCTACGCTCTAAAGTTTCATCGGTCATTTGAGATAAATGATCTAAATGAATTACCGTAACATTTTCCATATCTGAAATAGAATCATCAACGTTCTTTGGAACGGAAAGGTCTAATATCAGTAATGGTTTGTTTGTATAGATTAATTCTTTGGTAATGGTAGGTTTTTGTGCACCTGTTGCAACTACCAAAATATCTGAAGTTCTTATTTCTGATTGTAAATCGCCATAATCTTTCACCTTAAGGTTGAACTTGCCTGCAATTTGCTCAGCTTTATCTTTAGTTCTATTGATTAGGGTGATATGCGGATTTTTAGTGTGCTTTATTAAATTCTCACACGTGTTACGACCAATTTTCCCAGTTCCGAATAAAAGAATATTCTTGTCGGTAACATTTTCAACATTACGCATAATGTATTGTACAGATGCGAATGCTACAGATGTTGCGCCAGATGAAATTTCAGTTTCATTCTTAATACGCTTGCTTGCTTGTATTATGCTATTGCAAAGTCTTTCGATAAACGGATTGGCAATACCCAATTCTTTTGAACGCTTAAAACTTTGTTTTAGTTGACTGATGATTTCAAAATCGCCAAGTATTTGACTATCTAATCCTGTACCTACTCGGAACAGGTGATTAATAGCTTCTTTATTTTTATACACATATGCCACCTCTTGAAAAGCCTCAACGGTTCCGTTAGAGTGGTCGCATAATAATTTTATTAGTTGAAATGGATGTTGCGCAAAGCCATGTAACTCTGTACGGTTACATGTTGATGTTGCCAATAACCCATCAATGCCCTGTTCTTTAGCTTGTGTTAAAAGTGACTTTACAGCCACTTCGTCTAAACTAAATTTACCACGAGCCTCAGCATCAGCCTTTTTGTAGTTAAGACCAATGGTATAAAAAGAGTTATGTTTAGAAATGTGATAGTCTTTCATAAAGCGGATACAAAAATATGGGCATCCACTCAATAAAAACAACGCTAGCGGTACAATTAATGTCGCCTGCCGAATTTTTAGTCAAAATATGATAAATATCAGTTTATTAGCTATAATTTTATGATGGTTTCAACGAATAAGGACTATTTTATTTAGATGCTTTCTAAATAGATATAAAATATATTTAAGAAAATGGAGGTAAAAAGTAACGCTCAAGGGTCATACGATGAAGTTTTAATTGAAGACGGATTTTACGTACTCAAATTTCAGAATGAAGAAGATACTGAGTTGCAGTACACCCGTGAAATCAATAAACGATTTATACAGATTCATTTTTGTTTAAAGGGTAGTGGTAGCTATAATTTTAATCAAGGTAATTATAGTTTAGATGTCAAAGAAGAGAATTCTTTGTTGCTGTATAACACACAGTTAGACTTGCCTTTGAATTTAAGTCTTAGTCCAAAATCATCACTGGTTTCTGTGGTAATGACCTTGCGAAAGTTTCATTCTTTATTCACTGCAGAGGCAGATTATATTCCGTTTTTAAGTTCAGATAATAAAGAAAAGAAGTACTATTCTCAAGAACCATTTTCACCTTCGATAGCAGTTATTTTGAGTCAGATCGTGA
This genomic interval carries:
- the hemC gene encoding hydroxymethylbilane synthase, whose translation is MSKVIRLGTRDSELALWQAKTVKSQLQALGHKVKLVPVKSTGDLILDKPLYELGITGVFTKTLDVAMINGDIDIAVHSMKDVPTALPEGIVKAAVLKRGNYMDIMAFNDNEEFLGSRDAVIATGSLRRQAQWLNRYPTHTVVDLRGNVNRRLEKLYENDWNGAIFAAVGLERIGLEPENTIGLTWMLPAPAQGAIMVVAMEGDEEVLEACAQLNHEETDTCVTLEREFLRELEGGCSAPIGALSYINKENIVTLKGVLLNVDGSKKLEAELTAPLGKHQNLGIDCAKSILARGGKRLMTELANAGLDVNIFSTKKLTPPQQLLLNISVNADSDDFIKINPNRISPIILKQPHKNVVFTSKNAVEAVLASRDVAELDFENIYCVGRKTRRLIKNTFGKVTHYENNAKDLAKHLVEFIDGTEVTYFHGNLSLEELPSILEENNIEVNAIEAYRTKLSGKAIPASAKGIMFFSPSNVESYLKENSTDRVAYCIGETTAKVAREHFKEVKVAKIPTVESVIELVNSDYLD
- the hemA gene encoding glutamyl-tRNA reductase — its product is MKDYHISKHNSFYTIGLNYKKADAEARGKFSLDEVAVKSLLTQAKEQGIDGLLATSTCNRTELHGFAQHPFQLIKLLCDHSNGTVEAFQEVAYVYKNKEAINHLFRVGTGLDSQILGDFEIISQLKQSFKRSKELGIANPFIERLCNSIIQASKRIKNETEISSGATSVAFASVQYIMRNVENVTDKNILLFGTGKIGRNTCENLIKHTKNPHITLINRTKDKAEQIAGKFNLKVKDYGDLQSEIRTSDILVVATGAQKPTITKELIYTNKPLLILDLSVPKNVDDSISDMENVTVIHLDHLSQMTDETLERRKQFIPEAEAINEEVKNDFNQWLETRKFAPVIKALKKKLKTIKDEELDYQSKKTVDFNSHQADVVTNRIIQKITKQFANHLKDDSVDSNSSLEFIQKVFQLELDEQ